From the genome of bacterium:
TAGCAATAATTCCTTCAGATTTTAATACTTTGCAGCATTTTTCTAACAACCCATTTTTATTATTACCAATATGTAATACATCAAACAAAAGAACCATCTCCACGCTCTCTTCTACTAACGGTATATCCCCATCACTGCAAATTAAAACTATGTTCTCAATTTTTAATTTTTCTATTTCATCACTGATTTTCTTCAGCTCGTCTTTTTCTTTATCTAAAGCATATACCTTGCTTCCTTTACCCAAAAACTTTGCTATAGGAAGAGAATATCTTCCCCCTCCACAACCAAAATCAAGAATTTTCATT
Proteins encoded in this window:
- a CDS encoding class I SAM-dependent methyltransferase; its protein translation is MERRPLPEEVIEALDIKKGMKILDFGCGGGRYSLPIAKFLGKGSKVYALDKEKDELKKISDEIEKLKIENIVLICSDGDIPLVEESVEMVLLFDVLHIGNNKNGLLEKCCKVLKSEGIIAIFPHTHISGSEIINMVNQTNLCIFKNAHEKLGLYIFKKKETQSLK